GATGTATATCATTTAGAATAAATGAAAGATTGGTTcaaaatctattttattattattgttgcaAAGGTgagggaaatatatatatatcaaaaagaAATGAACAAACACTGGATTGGACTTGAAACTAGTATTGTGATAAAATTTGATTGAGAGTGGCTTCTGCTTGCTGTTGTCGTTTTTAGCGGTGTTCATCGTTGTCTCTGACCTCCTCAATTCCAACCCAAGTTGTAAATGCAAAGAGAAATTCCTTGAAACTCACGGATCCATTTTTATCCCAGTCCATCTCTTCTGCAACATCCCAACAATCAATCACTATTAACCAACAACCtatgcatgtatgcatgtatTAAAACTTAGAAAGCACATGACATTGACATGAACCATCTGTGTCTGTCAGCTAAGTTATTTAATGAATCTTGGATGCTGAGCAACAGCGACTGCAATCCACAATCTAAGCTGACACAACTTCCTCGTCGCCTTCTAAACAATAATATTATGCATTTTTTCTGCACAATTTGTCTACTTTAAGTGAAGTAAACACCATATTATGCACATGTTTACATGTGATATTGGGaacccttttctttttttgtatatTACTATATTTTTACCGTATGTGTAAAATTTGTGTCGATAATGTACCAaagaatttgtatatatatagagAGCGAGCTGACCAAATCTTTTGGTGGCTATTGGTCCAGAGGAACGCTCCCCAGATTCATTGATAGCTTGAACCATCTCAGTCTTGCTAACATAGCCATCCTTGTTCTTATCCAACAGCACAAATGCATCCACCAATGTTTCAAACGTGGCCTCCAAGTTTGGTACCCCCATTCTCGATTTCTTACTTCATTGTCATGGAATACAACATTTATAATTAAAAGGTGTGAATATGGATCTCATTAATTCCTATAAAAGTATTATAGAGATCTTTGTACtaagagttagattgcattttattttttttatttaataaatgagtaaattagtctttgtatGATAAATTAAAGTGTAAATTGTTAAAAAATGATGTAGTTGACAAGTTTTATGTGTATCTCGTTTTGATGTATAGTGACTgattttaacaatagaaatgaattaaatttttaacagaaaaactagtttactctttgatctaacacaCATGATTAGTTTATCTTTGATCTAACATTCATGATTAATTTACCTTATCCTAAAGTAGAAGGAACAAAATACAATCTACTCATACatccattaaaaatataaaaccctCTCAAACACAAACAAGGCAAGGCAAGGCATGTATCTCAATTCTCCTACACAAAcaagaaatgaaagagaaaatCTCAAAAGTGTTAAAAAGGATACGGCTTCGAATTCAGTAGCATTGTCCTTGAGAAGATAGACAAGGCAAAGAAGGACTATGAACTCATTGAATTTGATTCCCATATCCTCATTCATATCACATGCCTTAAACAAATCCTCTATCTCCTCCTCTGTGAAACAAACTTGAAGCTTGTGCAAACACTTTTTCAACTCTTCATGATCAATGGCACCATTTGAGTCCTCATCTACAAAACATGTTTCTTcttaaagttttatttatatatgatgatgaacaaaaaagaaaaaagggtgtATATGGCATAAATAAACAATCAATTCAACAAATACTAGTTGCTTACTTACCAAACTGCTCAAAAATAGCTTTGCACTTCCTTAAGGTGTGATCAATTTTAGGGAATTTTAAGATGATGCTGTTGAAGGACTTGATAGTAGTTCCTTTAGAAGCCCTTTGCTGCATAGCTTCAACCATTTTAGCTTCTAGTTTTGTTTCAGGTGATTCAGACTTTCCCACTACACCTCCCATTTTCCTAGCCTGCCCATACAAGTTGAAAAAGCTATTAAAAGGAGATCAAAGATGAGATGTATGATGAACTATCAGCAATCAAATAAGGATGGTTGACTTTTCATCTCAAAAGAAAAGAAGCAGCAGAAGCATGAACATGAAATCAAAAGGGTAAATTAAGCATGATTGTTTAAGACATTTATTGTAGGTACCTCCTAAAACACAAGAGCAAAGAAAGGGTGAATTGAATTAATTGGGGGGAAGAGAAAGAAAGGGTTGGTTTTGGAGTGTAGGTTGAGTGGTGGTATATATTTAGAATAAGCAAATATTATAAGCGCGTAGGGAGGAATATGTGTTGAAGGTGCGGACGCCTGGCCTGGCTTGGGCTGGCAAATGTCGTTATCATCATCTCCTGAGTGCCGCCTGTTGTGTGTTTAATGGTAGGACACTAACTACAGAATCTGCGCTGACTATTCTCATTTAACAACAAACAAAATATCATCACTTTGTCATTGTTAGATGAACCAACtcaagttatttttataaaattacctttttattgTAGGGGAGCTAGATTATATTTTCTCTTTTCAACtaaaatatagataaattaaTCCTTACGATTAAAGAATAAATGaattattctgttaaaaatttcatttatgttTACAGTTAAAAATTGGTTTTTGTACGTAAGCATAAGGTATACATAACATGTCATGTGTAACTGTCTGGTTATTTTGTCAGTCACGTCAATTTTTAACGCGGCcgacaaaatatatatattcctcTGTACGTgttttttaacagtaaaaattgatgaaaattttaaagattgtCATTTTTTAACATAATCTTGAGAAGAGTACAAAAACTTatgtcatattttaacataatctaatctcca
The genomic region above belongs to Gossypium hirsutum isolate 1008001.06 chromosome D05, Gossypium_hirsutum_v2.1, whole genome shotgun sequence and contains:
- the LOC107903399 gene encoding probable calcium-binding protein CML21, yielding MGGVVGKSESPETKLEAKMVEAMQQRASKGTTIKSFNSIILKFPKIDHTLRKCKAIFEQFDEDSNGAIDHEELKKCLHKLQVCFTEEEIEDLFKACDMNEDMGIKFNEFIVLLCLVYLLKDNATEFEAKSRMGVPNLEATFETLVDAFVLLDKNKDGYVSKTEMVQAINESGERSSGPIATKRFEEMDWDKNGSVSFKEFLFAFTTWVGIEEVRDNDEHR